From a single Geoanaerobacter pelophilus genomic region:
- a CDS encoding DUF4197 domain-containing protein yields the protein MKRSLGLASVLLLFMVAPCLAGFFDDLVREVLPSPTQQDSLDNSTIVKGLKEALATGTERAVTEVAKPDGYFGNQLIKILLPDKIQQAADILGRIGYQQQVDDVVLSMNRAAEKAAPKAASFFGDAIRQMTLEDAQGILQGGDTAATRFFENKTRPQLFAAFKPAVARSMDQLGTARAYKEMIGKYDVSPLASLAGIPSLDLDTYVTDKALDGLFIKVGEEEKKIRTNPAARTTDLLRKVFGK from the coding sequence ATGAAACGCTCTCTCGGTCTGGCGTCGGTACTGCTCCTGTTCATGGTCGCTCCCTGCCTGGCAGGATTTTTCGATGACCTTGTTCGCGAAGTGCTCCCGTCACCCACGCAGCAGGATTCTCTCGACAACAGCACCATTGTCAAGGGACTCAAGGAGGCCCTGGCTACCGGCACCGAGCGGGCCGTTACCGAGGTTGCCAAGCCTGACGGCTACTTCGGCAACCAGCTTATCAAGATCCTCCTTCCCGATAAAATCCAGCAGGCAGCAGATATTCTGGGGCGCATCGGCTACCAGCAACAGGTCGATGACGTTGTCTTGAGCATGAACCGGGCCGCGGAAAAAGCGGCACCCAAGGCGGCCAGCTTCTTCGGTGATGCCATCAGGCAGATGACCCTGGAGGATGCCCAGGGGATCCTCCAGGGTGGAGATACGGCTGCAACCAGGTTCTTTGAGAACAAGACCCGACCGCAACTATTCGCTGCCTTCAAACCGGCAGTGGCCAGGAGCATGGATCAGCTGGGAACCGCCCGTGCCTATAAAGAGATGATCGGAAAGTATGATGTTTCGCCATTGGCTTCGCTGGCAGGCATCCCCTCTCTGGACCTCGATACCTATGTGACCGATAAGGCTCTGGACGGCCTTTTCATCAAGGTGGGTGAGGAGGAAAAGAAGATCAGGACCAACCCGGCAGCCCGGACCACCGATCTTTTGCGCAAGGTATTTGGCAAATGA
- the nifV gene encoding homocitrate synthase: MESNETRLFIDDTTLRDGEQTAGVSFTVKEKKEIARMLDSIGVHEIECGIPAMGEDERKSIRALVDLGLNARLITWNRALISDIDASLECGINAVDLSLSVSDLMIRNKLGKSRGWVKEQLRQALGYAKERNLYVSIGGEDSSRADLNFLAELMGIAQSMGADRFRFCDTLGILDPFTMYEKVKALRSAVPSLDIEVHTHDDLGMATANAIAGLKAGASFVNTTVNGLGERAGNAALEEVVMALKVSCGVDTGIDTHRFAEISRYVGRASHRPVPAWKSVVGERVFAHESGIHADGVIKNPKNYEGFDPHEVGLTRLLVIGKHSGSRGVIERYHGLGIELSQEQASMLLDRARAFAGKVKRSLRDSELLHLHEGLCSSLAA; encoded by the coding sequence ATGGAAAGCAATGAGACCAGACTGTTTATCGATGATACCACCTTGCGGGACGGTGAGCAGACTGCCGGGGTATCGTTCACCGTCAAAGAAAAGAAAGAGATTGCCCGGATGCTTGACTCAATAGGTGTCCATGAGATTGAATGCGGTATTCCGGCCATGGGTGAGGATGAGCGGAAATCGATTCGCGCTCTGGTTGATCTCGGGCTTAACGCAAGGCTCATCACCTGGAACCGCGCGCTGATAAGCGATATCGATGCCTCGCTCGAATGCGGGATTAATGCTGTGGATCTCTCTCTCTCGGTTTCTGACCTGATGATCCGAAACAAACTCGGGAAGAGTAGGGGATGGGTGAAGGAGCAGCTAAGGCAGGCGCTTGGCTATGCAAAAGAGCGCAACCTCTATGTTTCTATCGGCGGCGAAGACTCCAGCAGGGCTGATCTGAATTTCCTGGCCGAACTGATGGGGATTGCCCAGAGCATGGGCGCTGACAGGTTCCGTTTTTGCGATACCCTGGGGATACTTGATCCGTTCACTATGTATGAAAAGGTCAAGGCGCTTCGTTCTGCGGTACCGAGTCTGGATATAGAAGTTCATACCCATGACGACCTGGGGATGGCCACGGCTAACGCCATTGCCGGGCTAAAAGCCGGGGCGAGCTTTGTCAATACCACGGTCAACGGTCTTGGTGAGCGGGCCGGGAATGCGGCACTAGAAGAAGTGGTAATGGCATTGAAGGTGTCATGCGGGGTAGATACCGGTATTGATACCCACAGGTTTGCCGAAATTTCCCGCTATGTCGGCCGGGCCTCACATCGGCCGGTCCCGGCATGGAAATCTGTTGTCGGTGAGCGCGTTTTTGCCCACGAATCAGGCATTCATGCCGACGGTGTCATCAAGAACCCGAAAAATTATGAAGGATTTGATCCGCACGAAGTCGGTTTGACCAGGCTGCTGGTAATCGGCAAGCACTCCGGAAGCAGGGGGGTGATTGAGCGTTACCATGGTTTGGGTATTGAACTGTCTCAGGAGCAGGCATCAATGCTGCTTGACCGGGCACGTGCCTTTGCCGGCAAGGTCAAGCGATCACTCAGGGACAGTGAGCTGCTGCACCTTCACGAGGGGCTTTGCAGCTCACTTGCCGCCTGA
- the nifH gene encoding nitrogenase iron protein, whose protein sequence is MRQIAIYGKGGIGKSTTTQNTVAGLASLGKKVMIVGCDPKADSTRLILHAKAQATVMDKVRELGTVEDLELDDILKVGYGDVKCVESGGPEPGVGCAGRGVITAINFLEENGAYTPDLDFVFYDVLGDVVCGGFAMPIREGKAEEIYIVCSGEMMAMYAANNIAKGILKYASSGKVRLAGLICNARKTDKEYELIDALAKKLGTQMIHFVPRDNQVQRAELRRMTVIEYSPEHPQANEYRTLAQKILDNKMLVVPTPLEMEELEDLLMEFGIMEAEDETVVGVAEAAAN, encoded by the coding sequence ATGAGACAGATAGCGATCTACGGTAAAGGCGGCATCGGCAAGTCAACCACAACCCAGAACACGGTGGCTGGCCTGGCATCTCTGGGCAAAAAGGTAATGATTGTCGGTTGCGACCCCAAGGCGGATTCGACCCGCCTCATCCTTCATGCCAAAGCCCAGGCAACAGTTATGGACAAGGTACGGGAACTCGGAACGGTTGAGGACCTGGAGCTGGACGATATCCTCAAGGTCGGCTACGGCGATGTCAAGTGCGTTGAATCAGGTGGACCGGAGCCGGGTGTCGGCTGTGCCGGCCGGGGTGTTATTACTGCCATCAACTTCCTTGAAGAGAACGGCGCCTATACCCCGGATCTTGACTTTGTTTTCTACGATGTTCTTGGTGACGTTGTCTGCGGCGGGTTTGCCATGCCGATCCGCGAAGGCAAGGCTGAAGAGATCTATATTGTCTGTTCCGGCGAGATGATGGCGATGTATGCCGCCAACAACATTGCCAAAGGGATTCTCAAGTATGCCTCTTCCGGGAAAGTCCGTTTGGCCGGCCTGATCTGCAATGCTCGCAAGACTGACAAGGAGTATGAACTGATCGATGCTCTGGCAAAGAAACTCGGCACCCAGATGATCCATTTCGTACCGCGCGACAATCAGGTCCAGAGGGCTGAACTGCGCCGCATGACCGTCATCGAATATTCTCCTGAACATCCACAGGCCAATGAATACCGCACCCTGGCCCAGAAGATCCTAGATAACAAGATGCTGGTGGTGCCGACGCCGCTGGAGATGGAAGAACTGGAAGACCTGCTCATGGAGTTCGGCATCATGGAGGCCGAGGATGAGACTGTGGTCGGTGTTGCCGAAGCAGCGGCTAACTAA
- a CDS encoding bacteriohemerythrin, with the protein MLDRIGISTKITGTLAVITLIMFLIGAVSILKLSDLAKLTGELGQTNMPAVTLLAKMRNNVDTYRRSELQFYLKNTEDDFKRYLDRMGKMQEELKSSLDSYGKLQLSSEEQGKIKELDTAWNSYLGSAKKSVDLIKSGKLDEAQNETRGDAKKFYDKTNNILGELQGLSQKNADGSVKKAAKTATWTRNFIIGLIIFGLFIAIMLGIVTVKAIRAPLRRLAADAEQIATGDLSVDIGINTEDEIGQVARSFEKMVNSLRELIGRLADTSSEVSKSSGEMKENSESMAAGAEEVAAQATTVATASEEMSATSGDIAHNCLLAAESAKRANDAVDHGATVVDNSIVVMRRIADRVKSSASTVIELGQKSDQIGAIVGTIQDIADQTNLLALNAAIEAARAGEQGRGFAVVADEVRALAERTTKATKEIGEMIKVIQNNTQMAVSAMDEGVAEVQNGTDEAERSGEALRKIQDEINTVNLQVQQIATAAEEQTATTSEISTNIHQINNVVNLTVDKARNTYNASQLLSSLAGELQKVVSEFKLSESGKLINWSNSYSVKVSKMDSEHQRLIDMINNLYIAMREGRGKDAIGSILDELIEYTKTHFAHEEKLMKESGYPGYEDQKRAHESLINKVVEIHARFKAGNALSQEIMTFLKDWLINHIQGMDKRYGPHMNQKGIK; encoded by the coding sequence ATGCTCGACAGAATAGGAATTAGCACTAAAATTACCGGTACTTTAGCGGTAATTACCCTGATTATGTTCCTAATCGGAGCGGTTTCAATTTTAAAACTGTCTGATCTGGCAAAGCTTACCGGCGAGTTGGGTCAGACAAATATGCCGGCAGTTACTCTTCTGGCAAAAATGCGCAACAATGTGGACACCTACCGTCGTTCGGAACTCCAGTTTTACCTGAAAAATACAGAAGATGACTTTAAACGTTACCTTGATCGAATGGGCAAGATGCAGGAAGAGCTGAAATCTTCTCTGGATTCATATGGCAAACTGCAGCTTAGTAGTGAAGAGCAGGGGAAAATTAAAGAGCTGGACACTGCCTGGAATAGTTATCTTGGATCGGCCAAAAAATCGGTTGACCTGATCAAGTCTGGCAAATTGGATGAAGCCCAAAATGAGACCCGCGGCGATGCTAAAAAGTTCTACGACAAAACCAACAATATCCTTGGCGAATTACAGGGATTGAGCCAGAAAAATGCTGATGGGTCTGTAAAAAAAGCCGCCAAAACCGCCACCTGGACCCGAAATTTCATCATTGGACTAATAATTTTTGGCCTATTTATCGCTATTATGCTCGGTATAGTTACGGTTAAAGCTATTCGCGCTCCACTGCGCAGACTTGCCGCTGATGCCGAACAGATCGCCACCGGTGACTTGAGCGTAGATATAGGCATCAACACGGAGGATGAAATAGGCCAGGTGGCCCGGTCTTTTGAAAAAATGGTCAACAGCTTGCGGGAGCTGATTGGCAGGCTTGCCGATACGTCCTCGGAAGTATCGAAATCATCAGGTGAAATGAAAGAGAACTCTGAGTCAATGGCAGCCGGTGCCGAGGAAGTGGCGGCCCAGGCTACTACTGTTGCCACAGCCAGCGAGGAGATGTCGGCAACTTCAGGCGATATCGCCCACAACTGCCTGCTGGCCGCAGAAAGCGCCAAACGGGCCAATGATGCCGTTGATCACGGCGCAACGGTCGTGGACAACTCGATTGTTGTCATGAGACGGATTGCGGACCGGGTGAAATCTTCAGCATCCACGGTTATTGAGCTTGGCCAAAAAAGCGACCAGATCGGTGCCATTGTCGGCACCATTCAGGACATTGCCGACCAGACCAATCTTTTGGCACTGAACGCGGCAATTGAGGCGGCCAGAGCTGGCGAACAGGGACGCGGCTTTGCCGTAGTTGCCGATGAAGTACGGGCGCTGGCCGAGCGTACCACCAAGGCAACCAAAGAGATCGGCGAAATGATCAAGGTCATCCAGAACAATACCCAGATGGCGGTTTCTGCCATGGATGAGGGGGTGGCTGAGGTCCAGAACGGAACAGATGAGGCAGAACGTTCCGGAGAGGCGCTGAGAAAGATCCAGGACGAGATCAACACCGTAAACCTGCAGGTTCAACAGATCGCCACCGCTGCCGAAGAACAGACAGCCACTACCAGCGAGATCAGCACCAACATCCACCAGATCAACAACGTGGTTAACCTGACGGTAGACAAGGCTCGCAACACCTATAATGCGTCGCAACTCCTTTCCAGTCTTGCCGGAGAACTGCAGAAGGTCGTTTCCGAGTTCAAGCTCTCCGAATCCGGCAAGTTGATCAACTGGAGCAACAGCTACAGCGTCAAGGTGTCAAAGATGGACAGTGAGCACCAGCGCTTGATCGACATGATCAATAACTTGTACATAGCCATGCGTGAAGGCAGGGGTAAAGACGCAATCGGCTCCATTCTCGATGAGTTGATCGAGTACACCAAGACCCATTTTGCCCATGAAGAAAAGCTGATGAAGGAATCAGGTTATCCGGGATATGAGGACCAGAAGCGGGCGCATGAAAGCCTGATTAATAAGGTCGTCGAGATCCATGCCAGGTTCAAGGCAGGAAATGCCCTCAGCCAGGAGATCATGACTTTTCTGAAGGATTGGCTGATCAACCATATCCAGGGGATGGACAAGAGATATGGCCCGCACATGAACCAAAAAGGGATAAAGTAA
- the tkt gene encoding transketolase: protein MDEELTLTSSDAALDELCINTIRFLALDAVQAANSGHPGMPMGAASLAYALWMGFHKHNPANPDWIDRDRFVLSAGHGSMLLYALLHLTGYDLSLDDIKRFRQRGSRAPGHPERGVTPGVETTTGPLGQGFGNAVGMAIAEAHLAASFNRPDLRIIDHFTYCLTGDGDLMEGISAEAASLAGHLRLGKLVCFYDDNRISLAGATALSCSEQLGERFAAYGWHVQTVVNGNDLDELRRAIQEAKGETAAPSLIMVRTHIGFGSPHKQDRFEAHGSPLGPEELALTKHHLGWPLEPLFHIPETAENHFRKAREKGAAANVEWDDLFRRYQHDYPEAAAELKRIVSGKLPHGWDQGIPRFPADPKGMATRSASGIVMNALAPALPELVGGSADLNPSTLSALSACGDFQSPAYNPVDRQGAVGGEWGYAARNIHFGVREHAMGAIINGLAAHGGCIPYGATFLVFADYLRPSIRLAALMGLHLVYVFTHDSIAVGEDGPTHQPVEQLASLRAIPGLTVIRPADANEAAAVWQLALKRNDGPIALILTRQAVPTLDRESFAPADAVEKGAYILADAPDGNPELLLIASGSEVGLIIAARERLLRAGVAVRVVSMPSWELFEEQPQDYRDKVLPPAVKARLAVECGIAQGWHRYVGDGGEVIGVSGFGASAPGPVVYAEYGFTAENVCARALALLSRTKAGSN, encoded by the coding sequence ATGGACGAGGAACTAACGCTCACATCAAGCGACGCGGCACTGGACGAACTCTGCATTAATACCATCCGTTTTTTAGCGCTCGATGCCGTACAAGCGGCGAACAGTGGTCACCCCGGAATGCCGATGGGGGCTGCCTCACTTGCTTACGCCCTCTGGATGGGATTTCATAAACATAATCCTGCAAACCCCGACTGGATTGATCGCGACCGGTTCGTACTCTCTGCCGGACACGGCTCGATGCTGCTTTATGCGTTGTTGCATCTGACCGGTTACGATCTTTCGCTTGATGACATTAAGCGGTTTCGCCAGCGGGGGAGCAGGGCTCCCGGCCATCCGGAGCGAGGGGTGACTCCTGGAGTTGAGACCACCACCGGTCCTTTGGGACAAGGTTTCGGCAATGCCGTAGGCATGGCGATAGCCGAGGCACATCTTGCCGCCAGCTTCAACCGGCCTGACCTGAGGATTATTGATCATTTCACCTATTGTCTGACTGGAGACGGCGACCTGATGGAGGGGATTTCGGCGGAAGCTGCTTCACTTGCCGGCCACCTGAGGTTGGGTAAGCTGGTCTGTTTCTACGATGATAACCGCATCTCGTTAGCCGGTGCGACTGCCCTTTCATGCAGCGAGCAGTTGGGAGAAAGGTTTGCTGCCTATGGTTGGCACGTTCAGACAGTTGTTAACGGCAACGATCTGGATGAACTGCGCCGCGCCATACAAGAGGCCAAGGGCGAAACAGCTGCGCCATCGTTGATTATGGTCAGAACCCATATCGGGTTCGGCTCTCCCCACAAACAGGACCGCTTCGAGGCACACGGCTCGCCTCTGGGGCCTGAGGAGCTGGCCTTAACTAAGCACCATCTCGGCTGGCCTTTAGAGCCGTTGTTTCATATTCCTGAAACTGCTGAGAACCATTTCCGGAAAGCACGGGAAAAGGGCGCTGCTGCTAACGTCGAGTGGGATGACCTGTTTCGTCGTTATCAACACGATTATCCTGAGGCCGCTGCAGAATTAAAGAGAATCGTATCCGGCAAACTCCCTCACGGGTGGGATCAGGGGATACCGCGATTCCCGGCGGATCCGAAAGGCATGGCTACCAGGTCGGCATCAGGGATTGTCATGAACGCCCTGGCTCCCGCACTCCCTGAACTTGTCGGCGGTTCTGCCGACCTGAATCCGTCGACACTGAGCGCGTTATCTGCTTGCGGTGATTTCCAGTCGCCTGCCTATAATCCTGTTGATCGACAAGGGGCTGTGGGAGGTGAGTGGGGGTACGCTGCCAGGAATATCCATTTCGGGGTACGCGAGCACGCTATGGGGGCAATCATCAATGGCCTGGCTGCTCATGGTGGCTGCATACCTTACGGGGCAACCTTCCTGGTTTTCGCCGATTATCTGCGACCGAGCATCAGGCTGGCGGCACTTATGGGATTGCACCTGGTCTATGTCTTCACTCATGACAGTATCGCAGTAGGTGAGGATGGGCCTACCCATCAACCGGTTGAACAGTTGGCATCGCTCCGGGCGATTCCCGGGCTGACCGTTATTCGGCCAGCTGATGCCAACGAGGCCGCTGCTGTCTGGCAGCTTGCCTTGAAGCGGAACGATGGCCCGATTGCTCTGATCCTGACTCGCCAGGCAGTGCCGACCCTTGATCGGGAAAGTTTCGCACCGGCTGACGCCGTTGAGAAAGGGGCTTACATCCTGGCCGATGCGCCAGACGGAAATCCTGAGCTGCTTCTGATTGCGAGCGGTTCCGAGGTCGGGCTGATTATTGCCGCCAGAGAGCGACTTTTACGGGCAGGCGTTGCTGTGCGGGTCGTTTCCATGCCGAGTTGGGAACTTTTTGAGGAGCAGCCGCAGGATTATCGGGATAAAGTCCTTCCTCCGGCTGTCAAAGCGAGGCTTGCAGTGGAATGCGGGATAGCGCAAGGGTGGCATCGTTATGTCGGTGATGGCGGCGAAGTAATCGGAGTATCAGGATTCGGCGCCTCGGCGCCCGGTCCTGTTGTTTATGCTGAATATGGCTTTACTGCTGAAAATGTTTGTGCCAGGGCTTTGGCATTGTTGAGTAGGACTAAGGCGGGCAGCAACTAA
- the nifK gene encoding nitrogenase molybdenum-iron protein subunit beta: MSAEAAVKYVTETPESEKERVAAWINTEEYKELNFKREALVIAPPHTCQPLGAELVAHAFEGSLPFVHGSQGCASYYRSTLNRHFREPAPAVSDSMTEDGAVFGGQNNLHEGLENAIAIYKPKMVSIFTSCMPEIIGDDLVAFLKNARNKGIIPEGMPVPFANTPSFNGSHIHGYDAMLLSILQTLTEGKKVEGRCTGKINLIPGFDANTGNFREYKRLFAEFGVPATILGDISDVFDVPCDGTYHTYPGGTKLDDAADSINGKATLSVGPYSATKTFAWLKDNYSGKHAAIPMPLGIAKTDEFIKKISELSGKPVPESIKNERGRAVDAMTDSHQYMHGKKFALYGDPDQLLGYVSFLLEMGAIPYHILCSKGSKKVEKEIQALLDSSMYGKGCKIYMGKDLWHMRSLIMTDPVDAMIGDTHGKFACRDAGIPLFRFGFPIFDRVNKHRYPIIGYQGVINMVTEICNKFIDIKDETCEDRFFEMMR; this comes from the coding sequence ATGAGCGCCGAAGCTGCTGTCAAATACGTAACCGAAACCCCGGAAAGTGAAAAAGAGCGGGTGGCCGCCTGGATCAATACCGAAGAATACAAGGAACTCAATTTCAAGCGCGAGGCGCTGGTGATCGCCCCTCCGCATACCTGCCAGCCTCTGGGGGCAGAACTGGTGGCACATGCCTTTGAAGGTTCGCTTCCTTTTGTCCATGGTTCCCAGGGGTGTGCCTCTTACTACCGCTCGACCCTTAACCGTCACTTCCGCGAGCCGGCGCCGGCGGTGTCCGACTCCATGACCGAGGACGGCGCTGTGTTCGGCGGCCAGAACAACCTCCACGAAGGGTTGGAAAACGCCATTGCCATCTACAAGCCGAAAATGGTCTCCATCTTTACCTCCTGTATGCCGGAGATCATCGGCGACGACTTGGTCGCCTTCCTCAAGAACGCTCGCAACAAAGGGATTATTCCTGAAGGGATGCCGGTGCCTTTCGCCAATACCCCGAGCTTCAACGGCTCCCACATCCACGGCTACGACGCCATGCTGTTATCGATCCTCCAGACCCTGACTGAAGGGAAGAAGGTGGAAGGGCGCTGCACTGGCAAGATCAACCTCATTCCGGGCTTTGACGCCAACACCGGCAACTTCCGTGAATACAAACGGCTCTTTGCCGAGTTCGGCGTGCCAGCTACCATTCTGGGCGACATCTCCGATGTCTTCGACGTCCCTTGCGACGGCACTTACCATACCTATCCCGGCGGCACCAAGCTGGATGATGCCGCCGACTCCATCAACGGCAAGGCCACCCTCAGCGTCGGCCCCTATTCGGCCACCAAGACCTTTGCCTGGCTGAAGGACAACTACTCTGGCAAGCATGCAGCCATCCCGATGCCGCTGGGTATTGCCAAGACCGACGAGTTCATCAAGAAGATCTCCGAACTCTCGGGCAAGCCGGTGCCCGAGTCGATCAAGAACGAGCGGGGCAGGGCGGTTGATGCCATGACCGATTCTCACCAGTACATGCACGGCAAAAAGTTTGCTCTTTACGGCGATCCGGACCAGCTGTTAGGTTACGTCTCCTTCCTGCTGGAGATGGGGGCCATCCCGTATCACATCCTCTGCAGCAAGGGGAGCAAGAAAGTGGAGAAGGAGATCCAGGCGCTGCTCGATTCCTCCATGTACGGCAAGGGTTGCAAGATCTACATGGGCAAAGACCTGTGGCACATGCGCAGCCTGATCATGACCGATCCGGTAGATGCCATGATCGGCGATACCCACGGCAAGTTTGCCTGCCGCGACGCTGGCATCCCGCTGTTCCGCTTCGGCTTCCCGATCTTTGACCGGGTCAACAAGCACCGCTACCCGATCATCGGCTATCAGGGGGTAATCAACATGGTTACCGAGATCTGCAACAAGTTCATCGATATCAAGGATGAGACTTGCGAGGATCGCTTCTTTGAAATGATGCGCTAA
- the nifD gene encoding nitrogenase molybdenum-iron protein alpha chain, producing MSHPIKTIPGITKESTEELIAKTLEVYPEKAKKKRAPHLGANDQASGSACVKSNKKTVPGVMSARGCAYAGAKGVVWGPIRDMVHVSHGPVGCGWYSWGTRRNLMTGKLGVDQFAMQFTSDFQEKDIVYGGDKKLKQLLTEAKELFPLAKGISVLSECPVGLIGDDINSAAKQSAKELDLPIIPCNCEGFRGVSQSLGHHISNDTIRDHIIGTREFSEPETPYDISLIGDYNIGGDVWSAKALLEEIGLNVKSVWTGDGELEKIAATHTVKLNLIHCYRSMNYMCKVMEEKFGIPWLEFNFFGPTKIRESLRSIGERFDQTIQDKVEQVIAKYDPIMQAIVDEYRPRLEGKKVMLLVGGLRPRHTIGAYEDLGMECVGSGYEFAHTDDYDRTAPEMPDATVVYDDPSEYEFEKFAHALKPDLIGSGIKEKYVFQKMGIPFRQMHSWDYSGPYHGYQGFSVFARDIDMAVNSPTWKLVESPF from the coding sequence ATGTCACATCCCATAAAAACCATACCCGGTATCACCAAGGAATCGACCGAAGAGTTGATTGCCAAGACTCTGGAAGTATATCCCGAAAAGGCCAAGAAGAAGAGGGCACCCCACCTTGGCGCCAATGACCAGGCCTCTGGCTCGGCCTGCGTCAAGTCGAACAAGAAGACCGTTCCCGGTGTCATGTCAGCCCGCGGTTGTGCCTATGCCGGGGCAAAAGGGGTTGTCTGGGGACCGATCCGCGATATGGTCCATGTTTCCCACGGCCCGGTAGGCTGTGGTTGGTATTCCTGGGGAACCCGGCGCAACCTGATGACCGGCAAACTGGGTGTTGACCAGTTCGCCATGCAGTTTACCTCGGATTTTCAGGAGAAAGACATTGTCTATGGTGGCGACAAGAAGCTGAAGCAGTTGCTGACCGAGGCCAAAGAGCTGTTTCCGCTGGCCAAGGGGATCTCGGTACTGTCGGAATGTCCGGTGGGTCTCATCGGCGACGACATCAACTCCGCCGCCAAGCAGTCAGCCAAGGAGCTGGACCTGCCGATCATCCCTTGTAACTGCGAGGGTTTCCGCGGCGTATCACAGTCTCTGGGGCACCACATCTCCAACGACACCATCCGCGACCATATCATCGGCACCCGCGAGTTCAGCGAGCCGGAAACCCCTTACGATATCTCCCTGATCGGCGACTACAACATCGGCGGTGATGTCTGGTCAGCCAAGGCGCTGCTGGAGGAGATCGGCCTCAATGTCAAGTCGGTCTGGACCGGTGACGGCGAACTGGAAAAGATTGCCGCGACCCACACCGTAAAGCTGAACCTGATCCACTGCTACCGTTCCATGAACTATATGTGCAAGGTGATGGAAGAGAAGTTCGGCATCCCTTGGCTGGAGTTCAACTTCTTTGGTCCGACCAAGATCCGGGAGAGCCTGCGCTCTATCGGCGAGCGCTTCGACCAGACCATCCAGGACAAGGTGGAGCAGGTCATTGCCAAGTATGACCCGATCATGCAGGCGATCGTCGATGAATACCGGCCGCGCCTGGAAGGGAAGAAAGTCATGCTGTTGGTCGGTGGCCTCCGGCCCCGCCACACCATTGGCGCCTATGAGGACCTTGGCATGGAGTGCGTCGGTTCCGGTTACGAGTTTGCCCACACCGACGACTATGATCGGACCGCCCCGGAGATGCCCGATGCAACGGTGGTCTATGATGACCCGTCCGAGTACGAGTTCGAGAAGTTCGCCCATGCCCTGAAGCCGGACCTGATCGGCTCGGGCATCAAGGAAAAATACGTGTTCCAGAAGATGGGGATCCCGTTCCGGCAGATGCACAGCTGGGATTATTCCGGACCATACCACGGCTACCAGGGGTTCTCAGTGTTTGCGAGGGATATCGACATGGCGGTCAATTCTCCAACATGGAAGCTGGTTGAATCGCCTTTTTAA
- a CDS encoding ANTAR domain-containing response regulator: MKSVLICDDEPVIRQGLKAMLKDLGFDDIYESMDGNAAVTTALDKIPDIIIMDVSMPKKDGITAATEIRKKLKVPVIFLTACHDPEVVQRAVKVGIAAFLTKPVRADELWPAIELAFAHNDEVENLKEQVNDLKETIESRKVIEKAKGLLMKNHSLSEPEAFRKMQKLAMDKRKTLKQIAEAILLTE, translated from the coding sequence ATGAAATCTGTTTTGATATGCGATGACGAACCGGTCATCAGGCAGGGATTGAAGGCAATGCTCAAGGATCTCGGTTTTGACGACATCTATGAATCAATGGACGGTAATGCTGCCGTGACAACGGCGCTGGACAAGATACCGGATATTATCATCATGGATGTTTCCATGCCGAAGAAGGACGGCATTACCGCTGCCACAGAGATTAGGAAGAAACTGAAGGTTCCGGTTATTTTTCTTACTGCCTGTCATGACCCTGAGGTTGTGCAGCGTGCAGTCAAGGTCGGCATTGCCGCGTTTCTGACCAAACCGGTACGGGCGGATGAGCTATGGCCGGCCATTGAGCTTGCCTTTGCCCATAATGACGAGGTGGAAAACCTCAAAGAACAGGTGAATGACCTCAAAGAAACCATAGAAAGCCGGAAAGTAATTGAAAAGGCCAAGGGTTTATTGATGAAGAACCACTCCTTGTCTGAGCCGGAGGCTTTTCGCAAGATGCAGAAGCTGGCCATGGACAAGCGGAAGACGCTCAAGCAGATTGCTGAGGCAATTCTGCTGACCGAGTGA